A segment of the Lycium ferocissimum isolate CSIRO_LF1 chromosome 10, AGI_CSIRO_Lferr_CH_V1, whole genome shotgun sequence genome:
CAAAGCATCTTCATTGGTTATGGCCTTGATGAGTTTGGTTACGAGGAGCTATATGATCCAATTGAGAAGAAGGTCGTGAGAAGTCGTGATGTTATCTTCGTGGAGGATCAAACCATTAAAGATATTAACAAAGCGGAGAAGATAAAATCTTCAAGTTCTGAAGGTTTAGTTAATCTTGATCAAGTCCCTCATACAAATGTTGATAACGTTGGTGGGCtcgatgatgatggtgatgccCGGGAATCATGTTCCGGATCGGCGTTTGATGATGATAACGATCACGCTATTGATGAGGTAGATGCTCCTACTCATGAAGTCGGGATGAGTCATATATTCCACTTAGAAGGTCTACTAGACGACATGTTCCTCCTTCCCGTTATTCACCTAATGAGTATGTATTACTTTGTACGATGAGAGAACTCGAATGTTATGAGGAGGCCATGGAATATGAGCACAAGGATCAATGGATTGAAGCCATGCAAGATGAGATGAAATCTCTGCATGAGAATCATACTTTTAAGTTGGTGAAATTGCCTAAGGGCATGAGAGCTTTGAAGAACAAGTGGGTGTTGAAAGTTAAAGCGAAACTCAAATTAAGCCCGTATACAAAGCTAGATTGGTTGTTAAGGGATTTGGTCAAAGAAAAGGTATTCAGCACAGCAATGGACAAAGTTCACCCTATTTATTACTACAAACTACTGGAGATTTAGAGTTATTAAGCCAAGAAACAGTTACCATCCAATGGTTTACCAAAATTTGGTCTTATCACATTGGACACACTGGAAACTTCAAACCCAAaagatgttttaaaaaaatttagtttaTGTTTTATGCACTGTCagtgtacaattttttttacactatcaggtTATTTTAAAGGTAAATACGGTAACTTTCTTAAGTAaatatgtttaatttttttttatgaaactgTACAACATTGATTCTCCACTTGCCATCAAAGTGGATGTTACTGAACTGCCTTAAAAATTACTCCATAAgttttgaccaatattttttaattagcccttttatttattaaacACAACTTAATCACGTGGGACACATAACTTACAAGGCATTGCCTCTACCTTGTGTATAATATCCAAAACAGGTGGAGCAGGAGCGGATGATCAATAACAATTCATTAATGAGCGCCGAGATGCTATCAGATATACAATCATACTCAATTCGATGGAATTGTTCAATCTTAAAGGAGATCTTCTATGATTTCACACGAGGGATTATTTATTGGTTTCGTCCATTCATTAATaacttatattatttttagATAATAATAGATAAAAGTTGCAGCTTGTGTTCCTTCTTCATTGACAAGGACTATGAAAATGTCTGACTATATTAGTTGACATAAGCATGCGCAGATGACTTATCAAATTCAACTGTGCCTTCTACATTATCAATGGAAAAGAAACCTAATTTTACTAAAACACATCATGGTATGGGTGTCATTAGTTTGATAAGTAAAACATGCATACTGCATAACTGAGTTATGGACAATTGGACATAACTAAAAATCATTGTAGCTAAACTTTTAAGTAACGGTAAACTCTGTCATATCAAAACACACAagcaaatctatatatataataaagttaggtatagacaaggtgatgtggcacctctctatggccaccatttctatttatcttttttctcctttttttgacattttttcatttctttaacTGTTTTTGTTTGGTTGGAGAAGGCAATATTTAAAGAATTGCTGAGGTATTTTGGTGATAAAAATCCTTAATTGCAACTAATCATCTATTAACGTAAATGAGTAATGATTACAATTAAACAGTAAGTAACGTTCTTGCTCCTGGAAAGTCAGCCCGTTAATTGCAATTAAAAATCCAAAACATTATGATCATGTGAAGCAAAACGACTCAAACAATGATAACCCAAAAGAACCTTCTTGTCTTTTCATTCTATATTCAAGCTCTTTACCCAGATAGGCATATATATTTTTGACTAGATATATCATCTTCTTATTTTGGATTTTAATGATAAATCTGACACCGATCCATAATCTTCCGAGTACAAAACTAACTAATATTGGTGActactttttattatttatttgtgtGGTTCAATTTTACTTTGTTCCTTTCTCTCTCCTCCTCCTCTAAACAAGCATGAATACCAATTGTGTCTATTGAATTGAATTTTGTTGAAAAACAATAGACGGTATTGTTATGGAGTCATGGAGAATATCACTAGGCCTTATGATGAAGAGGTCAGTTATACTCTTTCctacaataacaataataatgattATGTCTTAATTCTAAATAAATTGAAGTCGGCTATATGAATTTTCATTGGTCATGTCATTCCATATAATTCATCGAAagaatttattaatatttctatTAAATGTAATAACATTGATGATCCTTTGACATTGTCAATAATTTCCTATTGtttgcttcaacaaccaataGGGAAACGTCTAATTGTATGCGAAGGATCTCAATCACATAATATTTGGTCTCATTGATtccttttgaattatttaattgttaactaattttgttattgttgtttccCTCGCCATTCAAGATCTAGAAATCTCGCATCTAATACAATTAAGAGTTTTCCAAGTAGACTCAAGAGGTCGAATTTAATTAAGCTCGGCTTTCCTTTTCACCCTCTTTTATCATGTGATATTTGATCAACTTGAATTAAGAATTTCGTGCAAAGTtgataaaaatacaaaatttaattcCGTCgacaaaatacaacataattgagtttttccttcatctttttcatctattttctttttacatttcttttcatgtagcttcctttcttttttagtaaTTTTTGTAATTGTTATATGAGAGAAATGAAAAGATATTCATGAGTTTGTTTGATAAACCATCATACAACTTCATCATCAcatctccctttttttttttttttttttttatcgatTTGTTAAGTTTATTGTTTGAATAAGAATTTTTGAGTGACCTATATAGTATaagtatttattcttttaaagTTTTTGGAGTAATTTTAAACTCCCATGCATATAGGAAGTATTCCAATCTAAATTCCTATTGTCGCGAACTTGACGATATTGGCGAGGTCGGAGttaaactgatttttttttttttttaatatttgtgattttaattatttattctcgtgaaaaagttaattttatatatatatatatatatagatcgaTAGATAGACAGATAGATAGATAAATTAAAAGATCCACTAAATTCTTCACTTACCGCGCTAAGCGCGGCCAATATCACTAGTTAAGCATAAGCGAGTCATTTATGTATGCCAGAGATTAAGTAACAAGGTCTTTATCATTAGAGTACATAGAACATAGTCATAACCATATCAGCAAACTGGTTATTTAGATACATTACGCCACTCAGTTTTGTCCTAATCGGTAATAGAAAATCTTACTGTGAATTCATATATTCACATTGCCTTCGTTCTTTCCAAGTTCATTCTTTGTTGCTCCTGTGGCCTAATCAGTTtgaggattcaacaagctcccTATGAACAACACCGCACTAGTAGATTCGTCTCTTATAAGGAACAAGAATGGATGGTCCGCAACAAAGTCTAATTCCTTCTCAATTCTTTTGCAGCACTTCCTTACTACACTAGCAGTAACGGCTGCAGCTTCGGTTCCCTCCTCATTTACCTCAATGAACGACTTGTGAAAAACCTCTGAAATAAACAGATCCTTAGATAAATGGGAATCCACCATCTCAGTGAGACCACCTGGAGCGAAAGGCAATGTGAGGCCAAGCCCCCTTAGAACATTAGAAGCTTCAAACCCAAAAGTTATTTTGAATTTGGGGATGAGAAACTTGCGtactttaactttttcatatGGAACATGGTGATTTAAAAATCCCGTTTCTAAACTAATTTTGTCCACTAAAGCAGGTAATCCATCATGTGCATCTGGAAGGATTAAATACATGGAGAAACGGCGCGAGTCCGTGCCCTGTTGATAAGGAAGCCTCAACACTTTAAAGTCATCAAATGCTGCTACATATTGCTTCTTGTTGCTAGTCATGAGTGATGCTCGAACAGAACCTCCACTGAGGAGATGGAATTCGTGGTCTTTCGTTTCTGAAGCATTGAACTTCTCATTCCATGCTCCTTTAAAATATAGTGCATTGGCCAAGATCAACCTTGTCATGTTGTTCACTCCGTCACGAGGAAGAATCTCTTTGATGAGATCATTTGTCTTCATTTTAGCCCACTGATTAACTTGATTTGCAACCTCAGCAGGCTTAATCAATTAGCAAAACAAACAGAGTATGATAGAATTAGCACACAGTATATGTTTTAGCCAACAGTTTACGTTTCGATATTGCCAACAAAAGAAGATTGCAATGAAAAATTGATGACAGTAAGCGACAAGTTGGGTTTAAATTACGTGGTATTTTTGGTACTTATTGAGCGTAAATATGCACAAGTCAGGCCGAAACTGAGCCTACATATTGAGCACCTACGACCTGATATCCAGTTGAGCTTAGAACTATTTAGGCTTCTCTATGCATCCTACTAGATTTCAATGAAACATATTAACAAAGGCCTAACCAATTCATACCAGCCAGCATATAAAGGGGACAAGATTTCgataaaaaatattactaataAAGGCCTAACCTTGTTTCTGAAATCAACAGACACCGAAGCAGCCTTGTAAACATTATCTGCGACCTGTTTGAAAGAAGGCCTGAAAGGCAGTGTCTGGTCGATCCAAACACCATTAGCAACAGATAAACGCAGACCTCTGATCGGGCTGCCATCAATAAAGACGACATTGATAATATGTGAATAAAGAGAGTTGAGTTCATCAATGGACTTGGACTTGAGGAAACAAAGCAGCTGATCCTGAGTTGGTCCTTTAGTTCCAGCAGCAATAAGGCCAAGGACTATTTGAATTGAGAGAGGAGAGAGCACCAGGTTGGTATCGCCTTTAACCTCTTTGGAGAGAACGTGCTTAGCAAGCATGAAAGAAAGGTCTGTCTGGTAGTTGATTGACTCCCGGAGATCCATATTTGggtaagaagaagaagaagaagaagtcgaCGACTT
Coding sequences within it:
- the LOC132033322 gene encoding serpin-ZX-like, whose product is MDLRESINYQTDLSFMLAKHVLSKEVKGDTNLVLSPLSIQIVLGLIAAGTKGPTQDQLLCFLKSKSIDELNSLYSHIINVVFIDGSPIRGLRLSVANGVWIDQTLPFRPSFKQVADNVYKAASVSVDFRNKPAEVANQVNQWAKMKTNDLIKEILPRDGVNNMTRLILANALYFKGAWNEKFNASETKDHEFHLLSGGSVRASLMTSNKKQYVAAFDDFKVLRLPYQQGTDSRRFSMYLILPDAHDGLPALVDKISLETGFLNHHVPYEKVKVRKFLIPKFKITFGFEASNVLRGLGLTLPFAPGGLTEMVDSHLSKDLFISEVFHKSFIEVNEEGTEAAAVTASVVRKCCKRIEKELDFVADHPFLFLIRDESTSAVLFIGSLLNPQTD